From the genome of Saccharomyces paradoxus strain CBS432 chromosome XII sequence:
TTTCGTCAGATGGAGATAGAGTGGTGGTGGCTGGGGCAGCGGCGACACCGGCGGCGATAGCGGCGACACCAGCAGCAATTGAAGTTAGCTTGaccatttttatttctgaAGCTTTTCTATATATCCTTTCAGTGGAGATGTCCGCTTAGTCGAAAGTAGATAACAATAGTAAGTCGTCGAAATAAGTGATCAAAGCTGCTCTCTTTATatgcaattttttgatatgcGACGACTGAACAGATGAATTGTTGAATAGCTATTCTGCTGCTGATATACCTCTTATTTCAACTCCCCTACCCCATACTCTTTGTCACTACAGCGATACAGTTGCTCTTCAACAATGCCTTTTCCACAGATCTCGTATACGAATCCGCGCCTTGTATTGCCCATACCTTATGATACGTGTAGGACACAGGAATGTTCAGTACAGGGATTTTACCTTCAAAGAATCCTCTGACATGCCTTGAGAACTATACTTGCAGTTTTTGGCCAAGAAAATGAGCCAGAAATCGagttttgttttgactCTCGTTCAGAGGCCAATATTCAGTCCTTGACACTAAACGGTTGTCAGGAGAAAAATCGAACGTTTCCCAAATCAGAAACATTGAAATGCCTCTATGAGATCGGAGGAGTCGTATTTGTTAAGGTATGCCCAAAGAAAGGCAATTAAAGTCATGAACTGGTGTATACGAAGAGTTACAGCTATCGATTGGCTTCAGAACACTCAGCAAGTTTTTTGGCTCAAGATCACAAGTCTTGAAATTGCCTATGTATAGCGTAAGTGAGGTAATTGGCACCTCACGTGTGTTCAGTGAGAATGTTTATGGATGATCTTGGGATCAGAAGGTACCTCAAGACTGCTTTTTAATCTTAGTAACATCTACTTGCCTAAGCGCGGCTAGATATGCGATATttacaaaagaaatgttaAAAGTAAGAGTATTTCGAAAGAGCCTGCTATAGTTCTTCTTTGCTGTAGAAGAATTGTAGAAACGACTATACATGATTATTCCTGCTGTTTTCGCTCTGCCCAATGGAAGTTAATTGCTGAAACCACTGACTTCAGCAACACTCACAAAACCGGTCTTATCTATTCCTTCTGAACGTCATGCGTAGTTGCGACAAGCGAATTTCGTGAAGCAATTAGTAGAAACTCGTCACCTGTGCGTTCAAGCACTGCATTAATGctctttgaagaattctAGGAGTTTGGGTAACCATTGGGCTAACCTGATGGAATGAAGAGTAATAAGTTTCCTTTTAAAGATCAATAATCATTTAGTTGAGTGCCAGCAACAGCAAGCAGTGACTGGCAAAAGATAGAAGAGTACGCTTCAAgttaaaatcttttttagtCTGCTTTTACCACATGCATTCTAAATCCGGGCCGCTTGTGGAAGATGAATGTCGGTCTCAGGCTCTGAATGAAGGCTCAGTCTGTTTAGATGCTACACTGTTATCTCATAGTGGGCTCCAAGGGAGCGCCTTATTCTCCATACCTATGGTGTTTATCTTCCTTAGCTTAGACGCAATCCAAAGGATGTCTAGAAGAGATTAATACTCGTTTAAATaatcatcaaaaatgcTGCTTCATCTCAGGGGTTTTGAATTACACCTTGACGTCCGTACCAACATGATCCATTGCGGTGCTCTTTCCAGTGTAATGGCAGATGTTACTAGGGTcaaataatttttgaatatatatagaaatgGATACTtactataaaaaaataaatatgaaaataaaactcAGTACCCCACACTATTCTcattcttttctgtttgtttgattttgtaAGAAATTGGCTCCATCATGAACATTTCATCAGTGTATGATATCACTTTTCTCATTATCTCCTATTGTTAGTTTACTTTTCATAGAGATGTCCTTCATGCGTGTAGGTCCACTACGCAAACACGAATTCTGGtaattaataataatagtaatgataatgataataataataatgataataatgatataaaAAAGGCTAAGTGCTTATGGCTAAGCATGAAACAAAATCCTTAATCAGAGTTGATGTCGCCTGCAAAAATAcccttttctctttggtCATCCCATTTTTCAATCCAGTCTAGGGGGCATAAGGCGTTGTAGGTCTTCCAAAAGACCTTGCATGGAGCAAAATCCTCGCCCTTCATATTAACACACTTGTGGTAATCCACATAAGATTGCCAACAATGCTTTGTTTGGTTTTGCTGGGGGAATCTAGCATCGAAACCAACTGTATGTAAT
Proteins encoded in this window:
- the COX12 gene encoding cytochrome c oxidase subunit VIb (Subunit VIb of cytochrome c oxidase~similar to YLR038C): MADQENSPLHTVGFDARFPQQNQTKHCWQSYVDYHKCVNMKGEDFAPCKVFWKTYNALCPLDWIEKWDDQREKGIFAGDINSD